The Pseudomonas hefeiensis genomic sequence AGCAAGGCGCGCCGGACCCGACCCTGGTGTTCCTGCCGATCCTGCTGGCCACCAGCGCCTCAACCCTGGTGGGGCTGCTGTCGGTAGCCTTCATGCAGCGTCTGCGCCTGTGGGACCCGATAGTGCTGGCTTATCTGGTTCCGGGTGCGTTGGTACTGGGCGGTTTCATGGCGCTGCTGGCGACGCTCTCAGCCACGGCGCTGGCCGGGCTGTCTTCGATCCTCGGCAACCTGACGCTGTTCGGCTTGATCATCCTGTTTCTGGTGGTAGGCGCGCTACGCAAGGTCAAGGTTTATGAAGCTTTCATAGAAGGCGCCAAAGAGGGCTTTGACGTCGCCAAGACGTTGCTGCCGTACCTGGTGGCGATGCTGTGCGCCATTGGCGTGCTCCGGGCTTCTGGGGCGCTGGACTTCGGTCTGGACGGCATTCGGCACCTGGTGCAATGGGCCGGCTGGGACACCCGTTTCGTCGACGCCTTGCCGACCGCCATGGTCAAGCCATTCTCCGGCAGTGCCGCCCGGGCGATGTTGATCGAAACCATGCAGACTTCCGGCGTGGACAGCTTCCCCGCGCTGGTGGCCGCGACCATTCAGGGCAGCACCGAAACCACCTTCTATGTGCTGGCGGTGTATTTCGGCGCCGTGGGTATCCAGCGGGCGCGGCATGCGGTGGGCTGCGCGCTGCTGGCCGAGTTCAGCGGAGTCGTGGCGGCGATCGGCGTTTGCTACTGGTTCTTTGGTTGAGCCCAATAGCCTTGCCACCGGCCCGGATTGCAGTGACGGGCCTTTAGGGGCGTGCGGGGATCGCCAGGCGCTGGCCTTGTTCCACCGTCCAGTTCACAACCTCGGCCGTCAGCCGATCGCTGGCCTGGCCAAAACCCTGCACCACCGCCGGCACTTGCACGTCGCTCAAGGGCTGGCGGACTTCAAAACGATGACTGGCAAGGATGCGTTGGTCAAACCCCCGCACCAGCAATGCGTCCAGGCGAATCACCACGCTGGCTCCTGCACCTTGATATTCGGTCTGGAAAGCCTGCAACTGGCCACCCAACTCCAGATCCGTTTGCAAGTTGCTGTCGGCGACACTCAATAGCCCGACACGTCCATCCTGTGCGAAGCCATCGAGCAAGCGATTGCGTAGCAACACCGGTGCCGGGTCGCTCCAGCGTGAGGCTGCGTAGCTGCTCAACAGATTGCCGTGGGGAATGACCGCTATTTTAGGGCTGTTGAGCACTTCGCTGGCCTGCGGGCTGGCCAGGCGCAACGACCACTTCACGGGCGTGCCCGGGGCTGCGGGCGCCTGCGTCGCGGGTAAGCGATAGACGTTTGAGGGCTCGGCCTGGGGCAGAATCGAGCAACTGCTAATCAGGACACATCCTGCCAGCAAGAGGATAGGGCGGACGAATCGATCAAACGGCTTCATGGCGTGAACTCCTTGTTCTTGTCATTGCCCAGCAAATAGCCGCTGGGGTTGGCATCCAGGCGCCGGGAAATACCCCGCAGCGCGCTCAAGGTGTCGCGCAATTCCCGCACGGCCGGCGACAGGGCATTGAGCCCCTGCATGCCATTGTTCAGCGCGTCGCGATTGTCGTTGAGCAGTTTGTCGAGGGTCGCGGTGCTGCGGGCCAGTGATTGCATGGCCTGGTCTGCGCTGTTCATGACCTCCTTGCCCTGATCGTTGAGCAGACCGTTGGCGCTGCGCATCAATGCCGTAGTCTGCTCCAGGGTGGCGCTGGCCTGTTTGCCGACAGATGCCAGTTGCTGCATGGCCTGGCGAATATCGCCGCGTTGATCGGCGATGACCCCGGTGGTTTGCTCCAAGTGTTCAAGGGTCTTGCCCAGCCGCTGGACATTGTCCGAGGAAAATACCTCGTTGGCGTTATGCAGCAGCAGGTTGATGCTGGTCATCAGGTCATCGCTGTTGTTCAGCAGGCGGGCAATGGGCGAGGGCGCTGCGATAATCACGGGTGGCTCACCATCCTGCCCGGTCAGTGGCGGGCTATTGGGGGTGCCGCCGCTGAGTTGGATAATCGAGGTGCCGGTGATGCCGGTCAGTGCCAGTTTGGCCTGAGTGTCCTGCTTGACCGGTGTCTCAGCACTCAAACGGACCCGTGCCAGTACCCGGCGCGGGTCGTTCGGGTCCAGGCGCAGATTGACGACGTCTCCGACCTTGATGCCGCTGTACTCCACCGAGCTGCCTCTGGACAAGCCGCTGACCGCTTCGTTGAACACCACTTCGTAATACTTGAATTCGCTGTCCACGCTGGATTTGGCCAGCCACAACCCAAACAGCAGGGCGCCGACCACCACGATCACGGTGAACAGGCCGATCAATACATGATGGGCTCGGGTTTCCATGTCAGACCTCGTTCAATTGTGTCGCGGCCGTTAAGGCCGCGCGGCCGCGAGGGCCGTGGAAGTACTCATGAATCCACGCATCGTCGGTTTCCGACACTTTGTCGATGACGTCGGCCACCAGCACTTTTTTCTGGGCCAGCACCGCCACCCGGTCGCTGATGGTGTAGAGGGTGTCCAGGTCATGGGTGACCAAAAATACGCTCAAGCCCAAGGCGTCGCGAAGCGTCAGGATCAATTGGTCGAACGCAGCCGCGCCGATGGGGTCGAGGCCGGCGGTGGGTTCGTCGAGAAACAGAATGTCCGGGTCCAGGGCTAGCGCCCGGGCCAAGGCTGCACGCTTGATCATGCCGCCGGACAGCGAGGCGGGGTATTTGTCCGCTGCCGATAGCGGCAGCCCGGCCAACGCCAGTTTCACCGCCGCCAGATGCTCGGCATCGGCCCGGCTGAGCCCGGCGTGTTCGATCAGTGGCAGGGCGACATTCTCTGTCACGGTCAGCGAAGAAAACAGCGCGCCTTTCTGAAACAGCACCCCAAAGCGTCGTTCCACTTGCGAGCGCTGTGCCTGGGGCAGGCTCGGCAGGTCCTGGCCGAACACTCGCACGGTCCCTTCACTGGGCCGGTTCAAGCCGACAATGCTGCGCAATAGCACTGATTTGCCGCTGCCGGAACCGCCGACCACGGCGAGGATCTCGCCCCTGTATACGTCCAGGTCGAGGTTCTCATGCACGCTCTGCGGGCCAAAGCGATTGCACAAACCACGTACCTGAATCACCGCCTCGGTGGGCGGCCTGGAAGGTCGACTCACCATTGCATCTCCATGAAAAACAGCGCCGCCACCGCGTCGAGCACGATCACCACAAAAATCGACTGCACCACGCTGGAGGTGGTGTGAGCCCCAACAGACTCGGCGCTGCCGCTGACTTTGAAGCCTTCCAGACATCCCACCGCAGCAATCAGGAAGGCAAAGATCGGCGCCTTCACCATTCCCACCAAGAAATGCTGGACGCCGATGTCCGACTGCAACAGCGTCAGGAACATCGCCGGAGAAATATCCAGCGACAGGGCACACACCACTCCGCCGCCGACAATACCCGAGAGCATGGCCACAAAAGTCAGCATCGGCAGCGCCACCAACAGCGCCAGCACTCGCGGCACCACCAGCAACTCGATGGGGTCGAGGCCCAGGGTGCGAATCGCGTCGATTTCTTCGTTGGCCTTCATTGAGCCGATCTGCGCGGTGAACGCGCTGGCGGTGCGACCGGCCATGAGAATCGCAGTCAGCAACACGCCGAATTCGCGCAGAAACGAGAACGCCACCAGGTCCACGGTAAAAATACTGGCGCCGAAATCGGCCAGCACCGTCGCCCCGAGAAACGCCACCACCGCGCCCACCAGAAAAGTCAGCAGGGCGACGATAGGGGCCGCGTCCAGCCCCGTCTGTTCGATGTGAACAACCATTGGGGTAATGCGCCAGCGTTTAGGGCGAAACAGACCCTTGGCCAGCGTTTCAAGGATCAAGCCGACAAAGCCCAGCAATTGCAGGGTGTCTTGCCAGACCTTGTCCACGGCTCGACCGATGCGTATCAACAACTGGGTCGCGACACTCACTCTCGGCTCTTTGATCGGCACGCAGAAGTCGGTCAGCGAGCAATAGACCGTCTGCAACAGTGCCCGATCGGCGGACGACAAAGTGCAATCGCGATGCTCGGCGGTCTTGCCCAGCCGCTCGGTGCCTAGCAGTTCCACCAGCAATGAGGCGCCGGCGGTGTCGAGGGCACCCAAGCCGTTGAGGTCGATCAGCGTGTCGTCGTCGTACTGGCCGCGCAGCGAGTCGCTCAAGCGCTTGAGTTGCGTGTAATGAGCCAGTGTCCAGTCGCCGCTGATCCATAGCTGCGCCGGAGCGCGAGACTGATCCAGTCGGGCACTGCCAGCAAGAGTGCTAGAGGTCATAAGCGCCATGCTCGTTCGGCTCGAAAGTGTTACCTAATAGCACGAGCGGCATTATTTTGCCTCAGGCTCGAGCGCACCGCTGACCTTGAAACGCAATACACCAATCACCTGACCATTTTCCGTCAGCACCCGCACCTGCCATTTACCCGTGGGGTTTTCCGGGAAGTTCTGCTTGTGGGTCCAGGCGCGATAGCCTTCCTTGCGTCCGCCATGAATGTCCAGGGCGATG encodes the following:
- a CDS encoding nucleoside recognition domain-containing protein, whose amino-acid sequence is MLNGLWLGFFIVAAVSALAQWLIGGNAGIFAAMVESIFAMAKLSVEVMILLFGTLTLWLGFLRIAEKAGIVDWLAKALGPLFLRLMPEVPAGHPAIGLITLNFAANGLGLDNAATPIGLKAMRALQDLNPSPTIASNAQILFLVLNASSLTLLPVTIFMYRAQQGAPDPTLVFLPILLATSASTLVGLLSVAFMQRLRLWDPIVLAYLVPGALVLGGFMALLATLSATALAGLSSILGNLTLFGLIILFLVVGALRKVKVYEAFIEGAKEGFDVAKTLLPYLVAMLCAIGVLRASGALDFGLDGIRHLVQWAGWDTRFVDALPTAMVKPFSGSAARAMLIETMQTSGVDSFPALVAATIQGSTETTFYVLAVYFGAVGIQRARHAVGCALLAEFSGVVAAIGVCYWFFG
- a CDS encoding ABC transporter ATP-binding protein; this translates as MVSRPSRPPTEAVIQVRGLCNRFGPQSVHENLDLDVYRGEILAVVGGSGSGKSVLLRSIVGLNRPSEGTVRVFGQDLPSLPQAQRSQVERRFGVLFQKGALFSSLTVTENVALPLIEHAGLSRADAEHLAAVKLALAGLPLSAADKYPASLSGGMIKRAALARALALDPDILFLDEPTAGLDPIGAAAFDQLILTLRDALGLSVFLVTHDLDTLYTISDRVAVLAQKKVLVADVIDKVSETDDAWIHEYFHGPRGRAALTAATQLNEV
- a CDS encoding ABC transporter permease; translation: MTSSTLAGSARLDQSRAPAQLWISGDWTLAHYTQLKRLSDSLRGQYDDDTLIDLNGLGALDTAGASLLVELLGTERLGKTAEHRDCTLSSADRALLQTVYCSLTDFCVPIKEPRVSVATQLLIRIGRAVDKVWQDTLQLLGFVGLILETLAKGLFRPKRWRITPMVVHIEQTGLDAAPIVALLTFLVGAVVAFLGATVLADFGASIFTVDLVAFSFLREFGVLLTAILMAGRTASAFTAQIGSMKANEEIDAIRTLGLDPIELLVVPRVLALLVALPMLTFVAMLSGIVGGGVVCALSLDISPAMFLTLLQSDIGVQHFLVGMVKAPIFAFLIAAVGCLEGFKVSGSAESVGAHTTSSVVQSIFVVIVLDAVAALFFMEMQW
- a CDS encoding ABC-type transport auxiliary lipoprotein family protein, whose translation is MKPFDRFVRPILLLAGCVLISSCSILPQAEPSNVYRLPATQAPAAPGTPVKWSLRLASPQASEVLNSPKIAVIPHGNLLSSYAASRWSDPAPVLLRNRLLDGFAQDGRVGLLSVADSNLQTDLELGGQLQAFQTEYQGAGASVVIRLDALLVRGFDQRILASHRFEVRQPLSDVQVPAVVQGFGQASDRLTAEVVNWTVEQGQRLAIPARP
- a CDS encoding MlaD family protein; its protein translation is METRAHHVLIGLFTVIVVVGALLFGLWLAKSSVDSEFKYYEVVFNEAVSGLSRGSSVEYSGIKVGDVVNLRLDPNDPRRVLARVRLSAETPVKQDTQAKLALTGITGTSIIQLSGGTPNSPPLTGQDGEPPVIIAAPSPIARLLNNSDDLMTSINLLLHNANEVFSSDNVQRLGKTLEHLEQTTGVIADQRGDIRQAMQQLASVGKQASATLEQTTALMRSANGLLNDQGKEVMNSADQAMQSLARSTATLDKLLNDNRDALNNGMQGLNALSPAVRELRDTLSALRGISRRLDANPSGYLLGNDKNKEFTP